A segment of the Ignavibacteriota bacterium genome:
TTGGAGATGAAGACAAGTTTAATCGGAAAGTGAGTCGCACTTTCTAAATTAATAATACTCATTCTCATATTTAATGAGATACAGTGGCGTATTAAAAATATTCAGCCGTATTTCCTCGTCCATGTTGCCGTACTCATCAACAACATATTCATAATTACCGGACACATTCCCGTCAGCATCGGAAACACGAGCGTGTGTTTCAAAGCCGTCTTCATCATAAAAGGATTCAACTTTGCTGGTAAAGTTATACTCGACTGATGAAATACGTTTTCCTGCTTCGTTATATTTGTAAGTTGTTCTGCTGATAAACTTCCCGGAATTATCTGTTCGTTTCTTTTCGATGAGATTTCCGTTCGCATCGTGGAGATATTCTTCATACCAGAATACTTCTCCGAACGACGTCAGGTAAGTTCCAATCGTCACATTGCCGCGTACTTCAAACGTGGAGATGAGTTTACCTATCAGGTCTGATCCTTCACTGATAAAAACTTCACCGGAAACCGGGTTGTTCTCATCATCATAGGAAAGTTTAAATGAATTTTCCACTTCTCCCTCGTCGTTGTAGAATAGTTGTTCGATATGATTTTCCCGTTCATCGAAACGACCGACTGAACGGAGTTTTCTCTCTTCCCGTACTGTTCGATTTTCGAAATAATATTTCCATCCTGTGGATGATTTGAGGATAGGAAAGCGTGTCTTTGGTTGAGGCTGTGTGGAAGATGTTACGGCTTGATAGCGTTTGATTCCATCACTCGTAATTTTAACGATAACATTTTCTTTACCGATACGACGCTCAATCAATCGGAACGTGATGAGATTTCGTTTGGCAAGATACTCGGCAAAATCTTTTACCCGGCAGTATAATTTTCCCTCATAAACTTTATCCATTTGCTCAATCATCCTGAAGCGACAGCAATCAATTAACGACAGATGATTTCCTCGTTCCATCAAGTCGGACAATACCATGTCGGTCATTTCCTGCAAATCGTTGCTGATTGCTTCGATACCTTCGAGGGTGATTTTTGAAAAAAGAAAATCTTCACCCTTTTCAAATTTATGAATAAGTCCTGTTTCCTTTAAGGATTCACTGCACTCAAGCAATTCTTCCTTCGTAAATGAAGGAAAACTTTGGATGCGCGCATACAAATTCGACGTGCTGGTTGGATTGTTTTTATACATCGAATAAAGATGTTGTAAAAATTGTTTTTGTTTGTCGGTGAGGTTCATAGTTTTCCTTGTTCCCAAGTTTCCGCGTCTTAAACTTTACAAGTTATATTTTTCATTACTACGAAGGAGCTTGAGCGTCTTGCTTGACTCTGCCACGCGGGAGGGTAATGAAATTCATCTTATTGTTTCAAGTCCATCAATTTATTGGGTGATTTTCCATCTTTTGGATTGGAATGGCCCTTCAACTCCGAGTCAAGAATTCGAAGAAGTTCTATCGAGAACGCTCTGTTGATTCGGACTGGAACCCCGCCCCGAAGTGAAGTTTTCTCCCATCCCTCTCTTATCATCGCAATTACCTTACCAAAGCGATCGATGACTGGGCCACCTGAATATCCAGGGACAGCTTGTCCTTCAAATTCAATGAAGTCAACTTTTGTACCCTCTTCCACAAGTACAGATCCTCGTGCAGAGACAGTTGCCAACCTTATGATATATCTTGCGAGGGGTGTATCCCAACCAATGTAGTGGATTGTATCGCCGGGCTGTACTCGCGAAAAGTCCCCAAACTGTAAGGACGCAGGTTGAGATCCACCAGTTCTAATAAGGAAGGCGACATCGTAACTTGGGAGATTGTACTTAACAGTAACTCGGAACAATTGTTCCGGAGATCCAATGTAATTGAACCACAACGTGTCAGCCACAGCTACGTGGGAACAAGTATAAATTGATTTTGAATCGCCGGCAACAAATGCTGTCCCAATAGGAATTGAGTCTGTGGGTTCAAGGAAAACTCGGCCGATTGCATTTGATTCTAAGGTAACTTGACCCGATGCTGACTTGATACATAACAGAATATAGAGGCATACGATAGAAAGTATCTTCATTTGGAATCTCCATATGTTTGATTTTTGAACTTGTGGTTTGTTTATTTTGGTTTTGGTTGTCTTTTATTGCCTTGCAAATATACATCATTCACATTTTCAATCAAACAAAAAGCATACATCAGATGGAGTCCACCCGCGAGGTGGACTCCATCTTTACCGCTTTCTTCTTACGCTATCACCGCACTAACAATTTCGGTTTTTGGTCCGGCTTGTCCGGTGGGGTTTTGCCACCAACCGAGATAGTAAACAGTCTTGCCAATATCCGATGCATTGAATGTTACAACATACGGCGTTGCTGTATCCAAGACTAAAAAGCTCATCTCGGATTCATCTATCGGTGCGGGTCCGCCAACCTTTTTGTAAATCATACAGCCCAATACTCTTTTCGGTTTTGCTTTACTCTTGGGTGTAGTCTCATCAAAAAAGTGTATGGTATGTTGCAGATGAGCGCTCGTATCTATCCGAAACATCGGACGGGTAGTCGGTCTCGGCGCGGCAGTCGGTATGTTATCCGCCGGCGTAATTCCGACTTTCGTCTTCTGGTCGGGAGAGATAGAACTGTTGAGGTTGACTTTCTTCAAGACCGCCGAAAAAGTCTTTACCAAAAGCGCTCTCGTCTCATCTTTCTTCACCGTTGCCGCCCGTGCCGCAGTCTGTGCAAGAAGATGACTTCCGTAATCTCCATTCCACGCATTCACCGCATCATCAAGCGCTTGTTTATCGGCATCGGTAACTCCGTACGTTGCTGAATTATCAACAAGTTCTGTTTTTAATCCTGACAAAAGAGAGTTAAGCTGTTCGTCAGAAATGTCTCGTAAGTTTGGTAGTGCCATAAGTTTTTTCTCCTATGTTATTATTATTAAAAAAATCATTACGACTTGCACTACAAGCGTAAATGATTATGTGTTTGATGACGTACAAAACTCGTCTGCGGGAAAAGATTTCCCGAGCCCGGGAAATGAATTCCCACGCGCGGGGGAAGATTTCCTGAACCCGGAAAAAGTTTTCCCACATGCTGGGGAAGTTTCCCTGAACCCGGAGAAGATTTCCTGAGTCCGGGAAAAGATTTCCTCCATGCGGGGGAAGATTTCCTGCACACGGGAAAAGATTTCCCGCATGCGGGAGAAGATTTCCTGAACCCGGGAAATCATTTCCTGCATGATGATGTTGCTTATTTTCGGCTGTTTTCAACAATTATGTTGATTTACAGCCATTCGCAATCTGAAGATTGCGGCTACAATTATATTGTTGGGGAATAGATGGTGGGGGAGGACATCTAATCCGAACAAAACGTAATTCACCCTAAGCATACCTCACATGCTTTGGATTTTCTTAAATTATTTTGGTGGATTAGATTTTTTTACCCGGTTGCTGGGACCGAGTGGTGCAATGATACGAAAAGTTTTTTTGAAAGTCAAGAAAAAGAAAAGAGAAAAGAAGATGTTTTAAGTTTCAAGGTTAAAACCGTGTCACGGCAAAAGCAACAAGGTGCGACTCACATATTCTACAATACTCGACCAAAAAATTGAATAGTCTACAAATCTTGAAATGCGAGTGAGTCGCACGTCTGAACAATTACTCTGGAATTTTCATGTTGTGATACACAGCCTGCACGTCATCATCATCCTCAATCTGGTCAAGGAGTTTCTGGATTTCTTCTTGTTGTTCGGGCGAAACTGCATTTGTGGAGAGAGGAATTCGTTGTAACTCTGCGCTGAGAACTTCCACGCCTTTATCTTCCAACGCTTTTTGCATTTTCCGAAAATCAGCATACGATGTGTTGAGATAGGCTTCATCTCCATCAACAGTGAATTCTTCCAAGCCGAAATCAATCAGTTCTAACTCTAACTCATCCTTGTTGATATTTTTTGCAGAAATGGTGAACATGCCTTTTCGTTCAAAAAGAAAATCGAGCGAGCCGGTTGTACCAAGCGCACCGCCTGCACGAGTGTAATACATGCGGATGTTTGCCACTGTTCGTGTCGGGTTATCGGTCGCACATTCCGTAACGATGGCAATGCCATGCGGTCCGTATCCTTCGTATACCACTTCCTGAAAATCCGCCGCATCTTTTGATGCCGCCCGTTTAATTGCCGACTCGACATTGTCCTTCGGCATGTTCACATCTTTGGCATTCTGGATGACGAGACGGAGTCGCGCATTGCCATGCGGGTCAGGTCCGCCGGCTCTTACTGCAATTGCGATTTCTTTCCCGATTTTGGCAAATGTTTTTGCCATCTTTGCCCAACGTTTCTCTTTACGCGCCCGTCTGAATTCAAATGCTCGACCCATGGTATTTCAAGTTCCTTTGTTACTGATTATCTAAAATGTGTGCAAATATAGGGAAAAGCGAGGAGAGAGAGAAATTGTTTTTTTTGGTTCCGAGTTGGAAGTTGGTTGAAGAAAATAGTTTTGAACTGACAATCCTCAGGATAGTTGTACAGTCTTTGATTCAAAATCTAGTAGCAAAGTTGTCCCAACAGAAGCAATGAACTCCATTCCTAAGAGTGAGTCACCGGGGATAAACCAAGTCTCAACTTTTTTCTTCTTCACAAGTACAGTTCCGTAATACATCGGTAACTCAACTTCTTCACCTGTTGCCAAAGTAAATGTATCATAACCCATGAATTCTATTTTGAGAGTTTCCAAGATTTCTTTTGGCAAAGCGATACCACCACTGAATCCCGTATCAACTGTAAACGAAATATTTCCTTTTTTATGGAAGACGAGTATTCCATCCTTCCTGAAGGAGCCAAAAAATGATGGAGAATTATTAGTGATGTTTCCTTCGAGGATTTTTTCATCCTCTTTTTGGTCCTGCATGATGAACATGTGCCGAAGTATATCCTATTCTTACAAAATAAAAAGTTCCGGACGGGTATTTTTTCTTTCCTTTTTTGAATGCTTCCAGAACATCTTTTCCTAAAAACCAATCTCCGCTTTCCGGTTCAACAGCCGCAAGCATTCCTCTCTTTTGTTTTAAGGAATGTAATTTAGATAAGACAGATGCTGAAGGTCGTCTTACTTTCGGTATTTTGAGCATTTCGATTCCTATTGTTTTCTTAATTACTTTGCTGTTTTAATATAAAGGATTCAGATTTGTAAGACAATTTTATACTATTGTCTGATATGCCTTCCACGCCAAATACAACCACCCCGCAAGAAAGCAAAGTCCACCAAAGGGCGTAATCGCACCGAGCCATTTTATTCCGGTGATGCTGAGGAGGTAAAGACTTCCTGAGAAGAGAAAAATCCCAACGACAAATAACCACCCCGCAATTTGAGCGTTGGAAATATGTGAAGCCGCCCACGCAACAACAAACAATCCGAGAGCGTGGTACATGTGGTATCGTACACCGACTTCAAAAATGCTGAACATGTCGGGAGTAAGTTTTTGTTTGAGCATGTGAGCGGCAAATGCGCCGAGCGCAACACCCAGAAAAGAAAAAAGAGATGCAAGAATGAAGAAAAATTTATCCATTGACGATTTACGATTGATTCATTGATGATTGGTTTTAATGATAATATCAAACTCAAAATAGAAAAGCAAACATCTTTGGATTTGAGTTCAAGCGTTTGTACATTTTCGCCGCATTGTATGATGATATCAAATACCCCAATACTCCATTACTCCGATGAGGGATTTGCATGAAAAGTAAACCAATAGTCGGCATTACAATGGGTGACTACAACGGCATTGGACCGGAGGTTGCAATCAAAGCGGCTATTTCACTTCAGGTTCAAAGTATTTGCCATCCTGTCCTCTTTGGACTGATTGATGTATTTGAATATTATGCGAGACTTCTGAAGATGAATATCCTATTAAGGGAAATTGACGAACAAAATTTTTCATTTCAAAAGAAAGGGATTCCGGTCTTTCATTTGTCTCAATATCAAATTTCGGGAATTCAACTTGGAAAAGTTACAGAAGAAGCGGGATTGTATGCTTGCCTTAGTTTGGAAAAAGCGGTCGAATATTGTTCAGACAAAATCCTTCATGGGATGGTGACAGCGCCTGTATCAAAAGATTCGATGAACAAAGCAGGTTATTGTTACCCCGGACAAACGGAAATGCTCGCCTTTCTTACTCGGACAAATAAATTTATGATGATGGTAACTGCCGGTTCGTTTCGTGTCGGATTGGCGACGATTCATCTACCTTTGAAATGTGTTCCTGAAGCAATTTCAAAAAAAATAATTTCGGAGAAGTTGATTCTGTTGAAACAATCACTAAAAAAAGACTTTGGAATTGATTCTCCCAAGATTGCTGTGCTTGGTTTGAATCCTCATGCGGGCGAAGATGGTTTGCTTGGCTACGAAGAAATTGATTTTATTATTCCATCACTCGAGTATGTTCGTCGAAGGAAGGGAGTGAATGTAGAAGGTCCATTTCCCGCAGATGGATTTTTCGGTAGGCATCTTTACCGAAATTACGATGCCGTGCTTGCAATGTATCACGACCAAGGATTGATTCCATTGAAGATGCAGGGTTTTGATATTGGTGTGAACTTCACTGCCGGATTGCCAATCGTTCGCACTTCGCCTGACCACGGAACGGCGTTCGACATTGCAGGAAAAGGAATCGCAAATCCATCAAGCATGATTGAAGCAATCAAACTTGCTGTCTCAATTATTCATAATCGAAAAAAAAAACAATGAACATTCAATTTGAACACGTCAGTGTCGCATTCGATAAACACATCGTCCTGAAAGACATCAATCTGGAAATTAAGGAAGGCGAGTTTGTTTCTCTTACCGGGGAATCGGGTGTCGGGAAGACAACATTTCTACGCTTGCTGTATTTTGATTTACTGCCGACTGATGGAACGGTTCGCGTTGGGTTGTTCAGTTCTTCTTCAATCAGAAAAAAGGAAATCCCGCAACTCAGAAAAATGCTCGGCATTTCCTTTCAGGATTTCAAATTACTTGATGACAGAAATGTTTATGACAACATCGCCTTTGTGCTTGAAGTGATTCGGCAGAAAAATGATTTTATCAAAGAGCGTGTGCCGGAAGTTTTATCGCTTGTTGGTTTGGAGAATAAGCAGAATGCAATGCCGCATGAACTTTCCGGCGGCGAGCTAGCACGTGTTATGCTTGCCCGTGCGATTGCAAATCAACCGGAAGTTCTTATTGCTGATGAACCGACAGGTAATCTTGATTTGAAAACCGGATTGGAAATTCTGGAAGTCTTAAAGACAATCAACAAAAATGAAACGACAGTGATTATGGCATCGCACAATATGGAGATTGTGAAGAAGGCAGGAGGAAGAGTGTTGTTGTTGAAAGATGGGAGAATGAGCGAGAATAAATGATTGACGATTGAGTCATTGAGTTGATGACCGATAAATGTCAAAGATGTGAGATGTGGGATATGAGATATTTGTTACCTCTCTCTTTTTGTAGGGTATTTCCAGAGACTATAATTGCCTTTGTGAATCATGTACTATGAATCCAAAACTAAAACACAAAACAACAAACTAAGAAACTATCGTTGGCCTGCAACCCTTCCTCACATTCCATCGTATCAACAACCAACCGATTTATTATCTGTGCAAAGTTTATGAAAAACAATCTCAGTCACATTTTTATTTCAGTTCTTTTTCTCATCTCGACAACGGTTTTTGCAAACGAACCTCTCAAACCAATTCGAGTGCAAATTGCTCCGAACATTGACGGCGTTCTTGATGAACCGCTTTGGAATCAGGCGCCGAAAGTTTCTGGCTTCAAAACGTTCATTCCCGATTTTGACATCATACCGAAAGAACAGACGGAGGTGATGCTCGCCTATGATAGCGCTAACCTTTACTTCGCATTCAAGTGTTACGATGAACCGGACAAAATCAAAGCGTCAGTCTCGGCGCGGGATAAAATGATTACAGATGATTTCATTTGTATCAATCTTGATGCATTCAATGACCAACAAGGACTGAATGCGTTTTATGTGAACGCATTCGGAATTCAGGGAGATAGCAAGTTCGCGGCAGGGAACGAAGATTTCAGTCCAGATTATGTCTGGTACAGCGCGGGAAAAATAAATCCTGATGGATTTACTGTTGAGGTTCAACTTCCACTCAAAAGCCTTCGCTACCGGAACGACGAGCCGACGACGATGGGTGTTATTCTCGAACGATTTATTAGCAGAAGAAATGAGCATAGTTGTTTCCCTCGTCTTGACCCGGCGAAGGGATTTGCACTTCTTACACAAATGTACCCGCTTGAATATTCCGGCATCGAACATTATACATTATTGGAAATTTTACCGGCACTCACCGCGACACGGCAGGATGTTCGTGAAGGGACGAACTTGGTTCGAAGCAAACAGGAAGCGGAAGCAAGTCTCAATCTCAAGTACGGGATTACTTCCGATTTGATTTTGGATGGAACCATCAATCCCGATTTCAGTCAGGTAGAATCGGATGCGGGGCAGGTGGATGTGAACCTCCGGTCGAGATTATTTAACTCCGAAAAGCGTTCGTTCTTTCTCGAAGGGCAGGATAATTTCAACCTTGCAGTCAGTGCAAACAGTTTCGACCCGATGCTGTTTTATTCAAGAACAATTATCGAGCCGGTGCTTGGAACAAAGTTGACCGGTAAAGTCGGGAAGTACAATACACTCGCCGCTCTTTATGCAGTTGATAATGTTCTTGAACAAGAGCGACCGACACTCGGCAACTACATTCATGTTCCTGTACTCAGAT
Coding sequences within it:
- a CDS encoding carbohydrate binding family 9 domain-containing protein translates to MKNNLSHIFISVLFLISTTVFANEPLKPIRVQIAPNIDGVLDEPLWNQAPKVSGFKTFIPDFDIIPKEQTEVMLAYDSANLYFAFKCYDEPDKIKASVSARDKMITDDFICINLDAFNDQQGLNAFYVNAFGIQGDSKFAAGNEDFSPDYVWYSAGKINPDGFTVEVQLPLKSLRYRNDEPTTMGVILERFISRRNEHSCFPRLDPAKGFALLTQMYPLEYSGIEHYTLLEILPALTATRQDVREGTNLVRSKQEAEASLNLKYGITSDLILDGTINPDFSQVESDAGQVDVNLRSRLFNSEKRSFFLEGQDNFNLAVSANSFDPMLFYSRTIIEPVLGTKLTGKVGKYNTLAALYAVDNVLEQERPTLGNYIHVPVLRFKSALSDDSYLGFLYAGRELDESHNRVLGYDEQIRVSESSVLESAGFLTWAKDVGVAKAVRGHTLGFRYSYNTRNLDFSLNAREISENFRADMGYYARTGVVNFIGFVRPKIYPASDLLQRIDFELATGHTKDRFGGLWETGNDLAATVFFAGNWTFRTRAVYATEIFEGQRFKTSGVHTQLRSNITKTLFTNLLFRHTQAIFYPASLQGKSDVVSATVNYQPTENMQVDGSFTYSDFTSEDTQEMLYHYTITRLKLTYQVNQYLFFRALGEYNNFRKQLSTDVLASFTYIPGTVVYVGYGSIFNKVRWDGTSYVESENLLEMRRGLFFKMSYLWRS
- the pdxA gene encoding 4-hydroxythreonine-4-phosphate dehydrogenase PdxA, whose protein sequence is MKSKPIVGITMGDYNGIGPEVAIKAAISLQVQSICHPVLFGLIDVFEYYARLLKMNILLREIDEQNFSFQKKGIPVFHLSQYQISGIQLGKVTEEAGLYACLSLEKAVEYCSDKILHGMVTAPVSKDSMNKAGYCYPGQTEMLAFLTRTNKFMMMVTAGSFRVGLATIHLPLKCVPEAISKKIISEKLILLKQSLKKDFGIDSPKIAVLGLNPHAGEDGLLGYEEIDFIIPSLEYVRRRKGVNVEGPFPADGFFGRHLYRNYDAVLAMYHDQGLIPLKMQGFDIGVNFTAGLPIVRTSPDHGTAFDIAGKGIANPSSMIEAIKLAVSIIHNRKKKQ
- a CDS encoding YebC/PmpR family DNA-binding transcriptional regulator encodes the protein MGRAFEFRRARKEKRWAKMAKTFAKIGKEIAIAVRAGGPDPHGNARLRLVIQNAKDVNMPKDNVESAIKRAASKDAADFQEVVYEGYGPHGIAIVTECATDNPTRTVANIRMYYTRAGGALGTTGSLDFLFERKGMFTISAKNINKDELELELIDFGLEEFTVDGDEAYLNTSYADFRKMQKALEDKGVEVLSAELQRIPLSTNAVSPEQQEEIQKLLDQIEDDDDVQAVYHNMKIPE
- a CDS encoding ATP-binding cassette domain-containing protein; its protein translation is MNIQFEHVSVAFDKHIVLKDINLEIKEGEFVSLTGESGVGKTTFLRLLYFDLLPTDGTVRVGLFSSSSIRKKEIPQLRKMLGISFQDFKLLDDRNVYDNIAFVLEVIRQKNDFIKERVPEVLSLVGLENKQNAMPHELSGGELARVMLARAIANQPEVLIADEPTGNLDLKTGLEILEVLKTINKNETTVIMASHNMEIVKKAGGRVLLLKDGRMSENK
- a CDS encoding DUF423 domain-containing protein, with protein sequence MDKFFFILASLFSFLGVALGAFAAHMLKQKLTPDMFSIFEVGVRYHMYHALGLFVVAWAASHISNAQIAGWLFVVGIFLFSGSLYLLSITGIKWLGAITPFGGLCFLAGWLYLAWKAYQTIV
- a CDS encoding trypsin-like peptidase domain-containing protein produces the protein MKILSIVCLYILLCIKSASGQVTLESNAIGRVFLEPTDSIPIGTAFVAGDSKSIYTCSHVAVADTLWFNYIGSPEQLFRVTVKYNLPSYDVAFLIRTGGSQPASLQFGDFSRVQPGDTIHYIGWDTPLARYIIRLATVSARGSVLVEEGTKVDFIEFEGQAVPGYSGGPVIDRFGKVIAMIREGWEKTSLRGGVPVRINRAFSIELLRILDSELKGHSNPKDGKSPNKLMDLKQ